The following are encoded in a window of Methylicorpusculum oleiharenae genomic DNA:
- a CDS encoding histone deacetylase family protein, with protein sequence MTTLYYSHPDFLAHDSGPGHPECADRIRAIENALAAPSFDALIRTEPPLLADIKDKIALIHSQKLIASVFNALSQPGRNNLDPDTAVSPSSTNAVLRAVGAVCDAIDKVCTDKANNAFCAIRPPGHHAEPDEAMGFCLFNNIAIAAEYARTFYQLERIAIVDFDVHHGNGTQTAFLKQPAVLYASSHQMPHYPGTGHPSETGVGNIVNVPLDSGTTGAVFREKYKRIIFPALHHFKPQLLMISAGFDAHKDDPLASIELVEDDYRWVTQELIGIAKHYAGGKIVSALEGGYNLNALAASVAIHVKTLLEA encoded by the coding sequence ATGACCACACTGTATTACAGTCATCCTGACTTTTTGGCGCACGATTCAGGTCCAGGGCATCCCGAATGTGCGGACCGTATCCGGGCTATTGAAAATGCCCTGGCTGCACCCTCATTTGATGCATTAATTCGGACAGAGCCCCCGTTATTGGCTGACATCAAAGATAAAATTGCGTTAATTCACAGTCAAAAATTGATAGCCTCAGTATTTAATGCATTATCTCAACCCGGTCGAAACAACCTGGACCCTGACACCGCTGTTTCGCCGTCATCTACTAACGCCGTATTAAGAGCGGTAGGAGCTGTTTGCGACGCAATTGATAAGGTCTGCACCGATAAAGCCAACAATGCTTTTTGCGCCATCAGACCTCCCGGCCACCATGCCGAACCGGATGAAGCCATGGGCTTTTGTTTATTTAATAACATAGCCATCGCCGCTGAATACGCCCGGACTTTTTATCAGTTGGAACGCATCGCAATTGTTGATTTCGACGTACATCACGGAAACGGCACACAAACGGCCTTTTTAAAACAACCCGCCGTTCTCTATGCGTCCAGTCATCAAATGCCGCACTATCCGGGCACCGGACATCCGTCAGAAACCGGGGTAGGCAATATTGTCAATGTCCCACTGGATTCTGGCACAACGGGCGCCGTGTTCAGAGAAAAATACAAGCGTATTATTTTTCCGGCCCTGCACCATTTCAAGCCGCAGCTTTTAATGATATCCGCCGGATTCGATGCCCATAAAGACGACCCCCTGGCATCGATAGAACTGGTTGAAGACGACTATCGCTGGGTAACCCAGGAATTGATCGGCATAGCCAAACACTATGCCGGCGGTAAAATCGTGTCCGCACTGGAAGGCGGTTACAATTTGAATGCCTTGGCTGCCAGTGTCGCAATCCATGTCAAGACCCTGCTGGAAGCTTAA
- a CDS encoding alpha/beta hydrolase — translation MPDTMHNRKIETPRISPWLKYFYARFLKLRFDCNFRLFPRWILMGLALNASSGCAPVNYTTHPNVLPAQLINDWFITPDGASLPVRQWQPKTGNADAILIAVHGFNDYSHFFEDAGTYLSAQGIACYAYDQRGFGASPRRGLWGGVSEYTQDLALFIDLIKQKHPHLPVYLLGESMGGAIVIATVTRTTASVDGIILSAPAVWARSTMPWYQTALLSTLSRTMPWLTLTGEGLEIKPSDNVEMLRALGRDPLVIKKTRVDALHGLADLMDIAFLSARHIDAHTLVLYGQKDEVIPQEPTFKFLKALHTLHPQNKTVKIYQNGYHMLLRDLQAPTVWQDIASWIHLPGSLSSTEKWSCC, via the coding sequence ATGCCCGACACCATGCATAACCGGAAAATTGAAACACCTAGAATAAGCCCCTGGTTAAAATATTTTTACGCGCGCTTTTTAAAGTTAAGGTTTGACTGCAATTTCCGCTTATTCCCGCGATGGATATTGATGGGCTTGGCACTGAATGCTTCATCAGGTTGCGCTCCGGTTAACTATACAACTCATCCAAACGTTTTACCGGCACAGCTGATCAATGACTGGTTTATAACACCCGACGGCGCCTCGCTGCCAGTCAGGCAATGGCAACCTAAAACGGGGAATGCAGATGCGATTCTCATCGCCGTTCATGGTTTTAACGATTACAGTCATTTTTTTGAAGATGCCGGTACTTATCTCAGTGCACAAGGCATAGCCTGTTATGCCTATGATCAAAGAGGTTTTGGTGCAAGCCCAAGACGCGGCCTCTGGGGTGGCGTCAGTGAATATACCCAAGATCTGGCCCTTTTTATTGATCTTATCAAGCAAAAGCACCCTCACCTGCCCGTATATTTACTGGGCGAAAGCATGGGCGGAGCAATTGTCATCGCTACGGTCACGCGAACTACTGCCAGCGTGGACGGCATAATCTTATCCGCACCGGCAGTATGGGCACGTTCAACTATGCCCTGGTATCAAACTGCCCTGCTGTCGACTTTATCTCGCACGATGCCCTGGCTGACGCTAACAGGAGAAGGCCTGGAAATCAAACCCTCAGATAATGTTGAAATGCTGAGAGCCTTAGGCCGGGATCCTTTAGTTATTAAAAAAACCCGCGTCGATGCCTTACACGGCTTAGCCGATTTAATGGATATAGCATTTTTAAGTGCACGTCATATTGATGCGCATACGCTGGTATTGTATGGACAAAAAGACGAAGTTATTCCCCAGGAACCTACTTTCAAATTTCTTAAAGCGCTGCACACACTGCACCCGCAAAATAAGACGGTTAAAATCTATCAAAACGGCTATCACATGTTGCTGAGAGATTTACAGGCGCCCACCGTTTGGCAGGATATAGCCAGCTGGATCCATTTACCCGGGTCCCTGTCTTCAACAGAAAAATGGTCTTGCTGCTGA
- a CDS encoding L,D-transpeptidase family protein: MKSHLLLALLVLGFADSSIAATYPWPEIPGDTVVVEHPDGFPLTRAESDETLLDIARRFSLGQTEIVRLNQDLDRWLVKKDEVVRLPNRRVLPDTPHEGIVLNISEYRMYFYPPAQSGMPRQVMSFAHGVGRQDWKTPLGLTKVAKKVKDPSWHPPESIRREHAAMGDPLPEVVPPGPHNPLGAYALHLALPGEYRIHGTDIDKIFGIGMQITHGCVRMYPEDIEQLYNLVPVGTPVRIVQQQIKAGWLDNRLFIEVHPDLEGGETTYNQRYESAMTVIANANNGQVPPEFNKDVLKKALTDQDGDPVAIYERLPPMPEFEEDIGLKEAAAPAAPVQKTPPASPLPKASSSGYYQGPPVARKTSGSF, translated from the coding sequence ATGAAATCGCATCTTTTGTTAGCCCTGTTGGTTTTAGGTTTTGCCGATAGCAGTATTGCAGCAACCTATCCATGGCCTGAAATTCCAGGTGATACCGTCGTCGTCGAACATCCGGACGGCTTTCCTTTAACGCGTGCAGAAAGCGACGAAACGCTTTTGGATATTGCCCGGCGTTTTTCATTGGGACAAACGGAAATCGTCAGACTCAATCAGGATCTGGATCGCTGGTTAGTGAAAAAAGATGAAGTTGTGCGTCTGCCTAACCGGAGAGTTTTACCTGATACTCCGCATGAAGGCATCGTGCTGAATATCTCGGAATACAGAATGTATTTTTATCCTCCTGCCCAATCCGGGATGCCGCGACAAGTGATGTCCTTCGCCCATGGGGTCGGAAGGCAAGACTGGAAAACGCCGTTGGGTTTAACCAAAGTTGCAAAGAAAGTAAAAGACCCTTCCTGGCATCCACCAGAATCGATCCGCAGAGAACATGCCGCAATGGGAGATCCATTGCCTGAAGTCGTTCCTCCTGGGCCTCACAACCCTCTAGGGGCCTACGCCTTGCACCTTGCTCTCCCAGGTGAATACCGTATTCACGGTACCGATATCGATAAAATCTTTGGGATTGGCATGCAGATTACGCACGGATGTGTTCGTATGTATCCTGAGGATATCGAACAACTGTATAACCTGGTACCAGTAGGTACGCCCGTGAGAATTGTGCAACAACAGATCAAGGCAGGTTGGCTGGACAATCGGCTTTTTATTGAAGTTCACCCCGATCTGGAGGGTGGGGAAACAACTTATAATCAACGCTATGAATCGGCGATGACGGTAATTGCCAACGCGAACAACGGGCAAGTACCTCCCGAGTTCAATAAGGACGTTTTGAAAAAAGCGCTGACCGATCAGGACGGCGATCCGGTAGCTATCTATGAAAGATTACCACCAATGCCTGAGTTTGAAGAAGACATAGGATTGAAAGAAGCGGCGGCCCCAGCAGCACCTGTGCAAAAAACGCCTCCGGCTTCACCTTTACCCAAAGCATCTTCTTCAGGCTACTATCAAGGGCCGCCGGTAGCACGAAAAACTTCCGGCTCATTCTGA
- a CDS encoding glycoside hydrolase family 30 protein: MAEKNNPYNLSLTDAENAPSLAVWLTCADQTRLFQRQAMGLNFVNEDANGLPVITVDSGQQYQAIEGFGFSLTGGSALLISRLPLDDKRALLEELFLPAGDGIGISFLRLSIGASDLSECCFSYDDMPDGQSDFDLAHFDLEAGDIEVIPLLQDILSINPDIRIIVTAWSAPTWMKTNPRYTGGKLRPDCYAVYAAYLVKYLQAMREKGITLHAITPQNEPLNQKNEPSMIMEALEQADFIKNHLGPALQEAGLGEVELFCWDHNCDVKEYPLAVFADDDARRYLSGSAWHLYGGDISVLSEMHQAYPEMKLYFTEQWVGSDGEFGGDLLWHVKNVLIGSLNNWSRIVLEWNLASDPFCGPHTSGGEARCVGALTLGEEITRNVAYYVIAHASKFVRPGSVRIYSDAQASLPNTALLTPAGQIVLIALNDGADPLSFTIQFKGKNAFASLPARSVATYVWPAV; encoded by the coding sequence ATGGCAGAAAAAAACAATCCCTATAATCTTTCTCTAACTGATGCAGAGAATGCGCCTTCTTTAGCAGTTTGGCTGACCTGCGCTGATCAAACCCGCTTGTTTCAAAGACAGGCTATGGGGCTGAATTTTGTCAATGAAGATGCCAACGGCCTCCCGGTGATAACGGTTGACAGCGGTCAACAGTATCAGGCTATTGAGGGCTTCGGATTTTCTTTGACGGGGGGCAGCGCCTTGCTCATCAGTCGCTTGCCGCTTGATGACAAGCGCGCATTATTAGAGGAATTGTTTTTGCCTGCGGGCGACGGTATCGGCATTAGCTTTCTGCGCCTTAGTATCGGTGCATCGGATCTAAGTGAATGCTGTTTCTCCTATGACGATATGCCGGATGGACAATCCGACTTTGATCTTGCCCATTTCGATTTAGAGGCGGGAGACATAGAAGTCATTCCGTTGTTGCAAGACATTCTGTCTATCAACCCCGATATCAGAATCATTGTCACGGCGTGGTCTGCACCCACCTGGATGAAGACCAACCCGCGTTACACAGGCGGAAAACTGAGACCGGATTGCTACGCGGTTTATGCCGCATATCTGGTCAAATACTTGCAAGCAATGCGGGAAAAAGGCATCACCCTCCATGCCATTACCCCGCAAAATGAACCCCTGAATCAAAAAAACGAACCCAGCATGATCATGGAAGCCCTAGAACAGGCCGACTTCATCAAAAACCATCTGGGGCCTGCTTTACAGGAAGCTGGATTGGGCGAAGTTGAACTGTTTTGCTGGGATCACAACTGCGATGTAAAAGAGTATCCATTGGCGGTTTTTGCCGATGACGATGCACGCCGGTATTTATCAGGATCGGCCTGGCATCTGTATGGCGGGGATATTTCGGTTCTCTCCGAGATGCATCAGGCCTATCCCGAAATGAAGCTGTATTTCACCGAGCAATGGGTAGGATCTGACGGCGAGTTTGGTGGTGATTTGCTGTGGCATGTTAAAAATGTCCTGATCGGTTCCCTGAATAACTGGAGCCGTATCGTGCTGGAATGGAATCTGGCCTCCGATCCTTTTTGCGGTCCCCATACGTCAGGTGGTGAAGCCCGCTGTGTCGGTGCGTTGACTCTGGGCGAAGAGATTACACGCAACGTCGCCTATTATGTCATTGCTCATGCATCAAAATTTGTTCGCCCCGGCTCGGTGAGGATTTATTCCGATGCGCAGGCGTCCTTGCCCAATACGGCATTGCTTACCCCCGCTGGTCAAATCGTCCTGATCGCACTCAATGACGGAGCGGACCCGCTCTCTTTTACCATTCAATTTAAAGGGAAAAATGCCTTCGCCTCGCTACCGGCAAGGTCGGTGGCAACTTATGTCTGGCCCGCGGTTTAA
- a CDS encoding zinc ribbon domain-containing protein YjdM codes for MSKLPNCSKCGSEYTYTDGTMYICPECAHEWPQDANAQATDEGRVFKDANGNVLQDGDTVTVIKDLKVKGSSLVVKVGTKVKNIRLIEGDHDIDCKIDGIGPMQLKTEFVKKV; via the coding sequence ATGAGTAAACTACCCAATTGCTCTAAGTGTGGCTCTGAATACACTTACACTGATGGTACGATGTACATTTGCCCCGAATGCGCACACGAATGGCCTCAAGATGCGAATGCCCAAGCTACGGATGAGGGGCGTGTTTTTAAGGACGCAAACGGTAATGTGCTGCAAGACGGTGATACCGTTACGGTTATTAAAGACCTTAAGGTTAAAGGTTCATCCCTGGTTGTCAAAGTAGGTACCAAGGTTAAAAATATCCGGCTGATCGAGGGTGATCATGACATTGATTGTAAAATTGACGGAATTGGGCCGATGCAACTGAAAACAGAGTTTGTGAAAAAGGTTTAA
- a CDS encoding response regulator transcription factor produces the protein MNERYLNSGKTLDSGYKHILLVEDDKRIVDFVQRGLKAEGYTVKVADCGQDALVMGTEGNFQLIILDLGLPDLNGREVCEHLRNKGTDTPILMLTARDTVQDKVSGLRSGADDYMTKPFAFEELLARIEALLRRRGGGIQPEAKELQIADLVLNQETHEVKRDGVVIELTPKEFALLECFMRMPGKVLSRTRILEQVWGYSADPLTNVVDVYIRQLRRKIDDGHDQKLLQTVRGYGYKMDAS, from the coding sequence ATGAACGAGCGATATCTTAATTCCGGCAAAACTTTGGATAGCGGATACAAGCATATCTTGCTGGTTGAAGACGATAAACGGATTGTCGATTTTGTGCAGCGCGGCTTAAAGGCAGAAGGCTATACCGTTAAAGTGGCCGATTGCGGGCAGGACGCCCTGGTCATGGGTACAGAAGGTAATTTTCAGTTGATCATCCTGGATCTGGGCTTACCTGATCTGAATGGCCGGGAAGTTTGCGAGCACTTGCGTAACAAAGGTACCGACACCCCCATTCTGATGTTGACAGCCAGAGACACGGTGCAGGACAAAGTGTCAGGCCTTCGTTCCGGCGCTGATGACTATATGACTAAACCTTTCGCCTTTGAAGAACTGCTCGCTAGAATCGAGGCGCTATTGCGCCGCCGCGGAGGTGGAATCCAACCGGAAGCCAAAGAATTGCAAATTGCTGATCTGGTATTGAACCAGGAAACCCACGAAGTGAAACGCGACGGGGTGGTGATCGAACTGACGCCGAAAGAATTTGCCCTGCTGGAATGCTTCATGCGGATGCCGGGTAAGGTGCTGAGCCGGACCCGGATTCTGGAACAGGTTTGGGGCTACAGCGCCGATCCGTTAACGAACGTCGTGGATGTCTATATACGCCAATTACGGCGCAAAATAGACGACGGCCATGATCAAAAACTTCTCCAGACCGTACGAGGATACGGTTACAAAATGGACGCGTCTTAA